GCAAGGAGAGCTCCTCGCTGGACGATCTCCGCGTCAACCACACCCTCAACAACCTGGTGGAGCTGATCCTGCGGGACGAGGGGCAGCGCCGGAGCCGCGGAGCCGCGCTGTGCCCGGCGCACCTGGAGGAGCCCAAGTTTTTCTGCCTGGAGGACAAGGAGCTGGCGTGCTTCGCCTGCCAGAACTCCAAGCAGCACGAGGGGCACAAGATGAGGCCGGTGCGGGAAGCGGCGGCGGATTTCAGGGTGAGGGGGATGcgggagggatgggagaggcgtccctgggaaatttgggatgagGCGCTTCCCTGCGGGGCTGTCTGCAGCCTTTTAATTAAATTGATTATTCCCGGCGGTTTGGGGCCCGGCATTCCCTCGGCTCCTTGATCCCGGCTCGGAGCCGGTCGTGCCGGTTGTTCCAcggtttttgggaatttttgggtgtTGCACAATTCCAGCAGAAAGGAGGGATGGGAATTAgggaggcagctgtggctgcggggggaggaggaggaggagatgggatgcggccaggagctgggaatgctgccagGACGCGCTGGAAAACAGCCGGAGCCGCCCTGACTCATCCCGCTGGATTTCAAACGCGGCGGGAAAAGCCGGGGACAGGAATAATGGGAGTGGAATGGgggatgggaataatggggatgggaatgggaataatgggaatgggaataatgggaatggaatggggggtgggaataatgggaatggggatgggaatagggatgggaataatgggaatgggaataatgggaatgggaataatgggaatgggaataatgggaatggaatggggaatgggaataatgggaaaggggatgggaataggaatgggaatgggattgggattgggaaggggaatgggaaggggaatgggaacaggaatgggaacatgaaatggaatgggaataggaacaggaatgggaacaggaatgggaataatgggattgggaatgggaataatgggattTGGAATAATGGGAATCAGAAtagtgggaatgggaactggatTTGGAATagaaatgggaataatgggaatgggaataatggggatggggacgaggattgggatgggaacgggaagggagatgggaatgggaatgggattgagaataatgggaatgggattgggaataatgggattgggaataatgagattgggaatgggaacaggaatgggaatgggaatggggataggaacaggaatgggaatgggaatggggctgcCCATGGCACCGGGACAGGCAGAGATGGGATATCCCTATAAAAACAGGGAGGAGCATTCCCTGTGGAGCAaagctcctcttcctcccagctCAGAGGCGGCACAACTCCACCCATCCCGCTCTGGGGGTGGTTTATCCACATGGGAAAATCCCGGGAATTGGGGGATGCAGAGGGTGTCTCCTCCCCGCAGGCCAAACTGGCGAACATGGAGTCTTCCCTGCGGGAAAAGGCCAAGGATTTCGGGACCGTGCGGCGCTCCTACGAATCCATCTCCCGGCACAACGAGGTGTGTGCCCCCTCCCGGAGCTGGGATTGATCCTGATCCcgatcctgatcccaatcctaGTCCTGATCTTGATCCCGATCCTGGTCCCAATCTTGATCCCGATACTGATCCCAACCCCGATCTCAATCCcgatcccaatcctgatcctgatcccgatcccgatcaCAGTCCTGATCCCAATCTTGATCCTGATCTTGGTCCCGATCCTGATCCCGATACTGATCCTGATCCAAACCCTGATCTcaatcctgatcccaatcctgatcccgATCCTAGTCCCGATCTtgatcccaatcctgatccaAACCCTGATCTCAATCCTGATTccaatcctgatcctgatcctgatcccaacCCTGATCTCAATCCCAATCTCAATCCTGAGctcaatcccaatcccaatcctgatcctgatcccgatcccaATCACAGTCCTGATCCCAATCTTGATCCTGATCCTGGTCCCAATCttgatcctgatcccaatcctgatcccagtCCTGATCCCGACCCCAATCCcgatcccaatcctgatcccaattccaattccaatcctgatcctggtcctgatcctggtcctgatcccaatcctgatcctgatcccaatcctgatcccaatcctgatcctgatcctgatcctggtcCTGATCCTGGTCCCAATCCCAATCCCGATCCTGATCCCAATCTTGATCCTGATCCTGGTTCCAATCCTGATCCCGATCCTGGTCCCGATCCTGTGCAATCCTGCCCCCAGTCCTGGGGTGGAGCCCTGATCCCATCCCgggagaggagagcagtggGGATTTGGGAAGTGGGAATAGGAATTTGGGAAGAGCAGCATGATCCCAGTGATCCTAGGGAATCCCtggatgctggagctgcttggagagctgcaggaaaggaaagtcCAGGGAATCTGGGCGTTCCAGAGGTGTGGGATTGATCCCGATCCAAATTCTGCACATGCACTGGAGTGAAGCCCTGATCTCATCCTGGGAAAAAAGAGCggtggggatttgggaatcaGGAACAGGAATCTGGGAAGGGCAATGTGATCCCAGGGAATTTCTGAGCATTGGAGCTGCTTTGGGAGCTCCAGCAAAGGCAAATCCAGGGAATTTGGGTGCTCCAGAGGTGGGATTGATCCTGACCCAGATTGGGAATGCAGAATGAAGCCCTGATCCCACACCTGGAAAGAAGAGTgatggggatttgggaagcagggacaggaatttgggaaggacAGCACGATCCCAAGGAATTCctgagtgctggagctgcttggAGAGCTCCAGGGAAGCCAAATCCAGGGAATTTGGGTGCTCCAGGTGTGGGATTGATCCCGACCCATATTGGGCATGCAGAGCGAagccctgatcccatccctggaaaaggAGAGCGATGGAGATATGggaagcagggacaggaatttTGGGAGGCCAGTGGGAAATCCCTGGGATTTCtgactgctggagctgcttggAGAGCTCCAGGAAAGGAAAGTCCAGGGAATTCAGGTGCTCCAGAGGTGTGGGATTGATCCCGACCCAGATTGGGAATGCAGCTGGAGTGAAGCCCTGATCCCATCCTGGGAAAAAAGAGCGGTGGGGGTTTGAgaagtgggaatgggaatttgggaaagaCAACGTGATCCCAGTGATCCTAGGGAATCCCTGGATGCTGAAGCTGTTAGGAGAgcttcaggaaaagaaagtcCAGGGAATCTGGGCTCTCCAGAGGTGTGGGATTGATCCCGATCCAAATTCTGCACATGCACTGGGAATGCTCAGGGAATTCCTGAGCATTGGAGCTGCTTGGGGAGCTCCAGGAAAGACAAATCCAGGGAATTTGGGCGCTCCAGATGTGGGATTGATCCCGACCCAGATTGGGAATGCAGCTGGAGTGAAGCCCTGATCCCATCCTGGGAAAAAAGAGCGGTGGGGATTTGAGAAGtgggattgggaatttgggaaacaCAGCATGATCCCACTGAATCCctgggctctggagctgcctggaaTCAGACCCCAGGGAACTGGGGCGCTCTGGAGGGAGGCGTGggcattcccagctggagccgGGTGCTGCCATTCCCAGGCGGAATCGGCGCGGCTGGAGCGGCAGGTGAAGTGGGAATTCGAGAAGCTGCACAAATTCCTGCGGGACGAGGAGCAGGcggtgctggagcagctctgggaggaggCGCGGCGGAAGCGGGATCTGATCCAGGGCAAGATGGAGCAGCTGGCCGAGGAGAGCCAGGCCCTGCTCAACGAGGCCGGGCAGCTCCAGGCCGATCTCAAGGAGGACGACTACACGTTCCTGATGGTAATTCCCGCCGGGATTCCCGGATCCCGCCGGGATTCCCGCATCCCGCCCCCGCTGCGTGGTCAGCTGGATGCTAGGATTCCCGTGGCAGCTGGGATCTGATTCCTggttttctcctctcttttcttttccagaccCACAAGAACCGCAAGAGGAGGTAAGTCCTGATCCCATTGTATCCGTGGGAATCTGGGAACGAGGTCCCTGCTCCAAGGAAATTCCAGTTCCGAGTCCAGGAGGTTCTGGATGTCACCTGGGTGCTACAAGCAGGATGGGGTGGGGACACAAATGGGAATTTCAGTTTTTGTGGGAATCATTAAATCCCAGATTTTGTGGGAATTGTGGGAGAACAAGCCTGGGGGATGTCGGGTGGTGTCGGGAAGTTCCTGCTGAACCACGGGATGTCGGGAGCTTCATCCCAATCCTTTCTCCGGGGTCAATCCCTGCGTTAGGATCGCCTGCACGGCCGAGGAGCCGGAAGCTGTTCCCTCGGGAATGCTCCTGGATGTGGCCAAGTACCTGGGATCGCTCCAGTACAACGTGTGGAAGAAAATGCTGGACACCATCACGGCAGGTGAGGAACTGGGAATGTCCGGATCGGGGTTTTCCAGGGGGTGGGAAGATGGGAAATGTGGAgatgggattggggattggagAGCTCCCAGGGAGGTGGCCCAAAAGGGAAACTTGGGAATGTCATCCAGGGGTGATGTGGGTTAGGGATAAATCCATGGATTGGGGTGGATGGAGAGATGGAATGAtagggatggatggatagatggatggatgacagatggatgatggatggatggatgatgatggatgatggatggatggataga
This window of the Oenanthe melanoleuca isolate GR-GAL-2019-014 unplaced genomic scaffold, OMel1.0 S017, whole genome shotgun sequence genome carries:
- the TRIM35 gene encoding E3 ubiquitin-protein ligase TRIM35, coding for ESSSLDDLRVNHTLNNLVELILRDEGQRRSRGAALCPAHLEEPKFFCLEDKELACFACQNSKQHEGHKMRPVREAAADFRAKLANMESSLREKAKDFGTVRRSYESISRHNEAESARLERQVKWEFEKLHKFLRDEEQAVLEQLWEEARRKRDLIQGKMEQLAEESQALLNEAGQLQADLKEDDYTFLMTHKNRKRRIACTAEEPEAVPSGMLLDVAKYLGSLQYNVWKKMLDTITAVPFSLDPNSAAGWLSVSEDLSSVSNHGYKLSVENPERFTSAPCILGSRGFSEGFHTWEVDLGGLTNWRVGVSRPHRGSDWTFHHDSRSGFWYIYHLSGKDECRASNTVRSEAAPGNLRRVRVELDCTEGELSFYDADHRSHIYTFHEKFGGVVFPYFYVGGPQGGAKAKTLRICPLRVRIHEDIPS